The following coding sequences lie in one Halorussus halophilus genomic window:
- a CDS encoding glycosyltransferase family 2 protein: MSFQVAEGGTSADTATEAVLDGVVVGIPAYNEENGIGSTVLGVKRYAEEVVVVDDGSTDRTADILEQADVTVLQHERNRGKGAAVRTLFDYAVEQECEALVLIDADGQHAPADIPTLAEPVVAEEADVVIGSRYLDPDDTDETPFYRRIGQVILDYSTSKVTGADLTDTQSGFRAFSPEAVERLSITTDGMGVECEMIDSATTEGLTITERAIKARYTDLEGQTYNPVKHGLAVLVFLARLAKRRRPFAQFTKESR; the protein is encoded by the coding sequence ATGAGCTTTCAGGTTGCGGAGGGTGGGACGTCGGCCGATACCGCCACTGAGGCGGTCCTCGACGGGGTGGTCGTCGGCATCCCCGCGTACAACGAGGAAAACGGCATCGGAAGCACCGTCCTCGGGGTCAAGCGGTACGCCGAGGAGGTAGTCGTCGTAGACGACGGCAGCACTGACCGAACGGCCGACATCCTCGAACAAGCCGACGTCACCGTCCTCCAACACGAACGAAACCGCGGCAAAGGCGCTGCGGTGCGGACGCTGTTCGACTACGCAGTCGAACAGGAGTGTGAGGCGCTCGTACTCATCGACGCGGACGGACAACACGCGCCCGCGGACATTCCGACGCTCGCGGAGCCAGTCGTCGCCGAGGAGGCCGACGTCGTCATCGGTAGTCGGTATCTCGACCCCGACGACACCGACGAGACGCCGTTCTACCGGCGAATCGGGCAGGTGATTCTCGACTACTCCACGTCCAAAGTGACGGGAGCAGACCTCACCGACACCCAGAGCGGGTTCCGTGCGTTCTCTCCCGAAGCGGTAGAGCGACTCTCCATCACGACCGACGGAATGGGCGTCGAATGTGAGATGATAGATTCTGCGACGACTGAAGGACTGACTATCACCGAACGTGCCATCAAAGCCCGCTACACCGACCTCGAAGGCCAGACGTACAACCCCGTTAAGCACGGCTTAGCTGTGCTGGTCTTTCTCGCACGACTCGCCAAACGACGACGACCGTTCGCGCAGTTCACCAAGGAAAGTCGATAA
- a CDS encoding alkaline phosphatase family protein, translated as MDEEPTSDSESTTVERAEADGHGTEANGDVIILGLDGVPPELVDRGIDAGRLPNFERMRAEGADGTTRSTVPPLSMIAWSSFATGRNPGNHGIYNFMLKEAGEYGTNFVNADTLREKSVPVWEYLDAEGKRSGVMNVMPGYPPCRTEGFHISDNITTPSTGDYAFPDQLREDIESRVGEYDVDPYEGYDDGSNEENLRGLLDNFFEIEKKRIEVAKLLFEEYPCDYYSLVFSGPDNILHVLGHVLDGTHPKHDPRVAAKYEDKPLQLLELYDELLGWVMDRMDDEDTLMVISDHGHGPVYQTINLNSWLYNAGYLDLKSRPWTRLKQFGYNYVYDAVERVASELNLFSKLKMGVARTNGDDTPGPDLAELLTISRKDIDWSKTAAFTVASGGQIYLNTRDHREGAIPDHQYDEIRERLRDELLAIEHPERGDRVIDSVLYGEDVYDDQYADTRPDLVCMPAPGYQIQYPQTMKTKRVFADPPKTGSHTSMNEMHGIFYAWGGPVQNDSGMTVDLTDFAPTAMSLLDVPVPEEMDGEIRADVFEKEGERSRFDGKVQAKRAVRSVVDGIGAD; from the coding sequence ATGGACGAGGAACCCACGAGCGACAGCGAAAGTACCACAGTGGAACGGGCCGAGGCGGACGGTCACGGTACCGAGGCGAACGGCGACGTAATCATCCTCGGACTCGACGGCGTGCCACCCGAACTTGTCGATAGAGGTATCGACGCCGGGCGACTGCCGAACTTCGAGCGAATGCGCGCGGAGGGTGCCGATGGCACCACGCGTTCTACGGTGCCGCCGCTCTCGATGATCGCGTGGAGTTCCTTCGCTACGGGGCGCAATCCCGGCAATCACGGCATCTACAACTTCATGCTGAAAGAGGCGGGCGAGTACGGCACGAACTTCGTGAACGCCGACACCCTCCGCGAGAAGTCCGTCCCAGTCTGGGAGTATTTGGACGCCGAAGGCAAACGCTCTGGCGTGATGAACGTCATGCCGGGCTACCCGCCGTGTCGGACCGAGGGCTTCCACATCTCGGACAACATCACGACGCCCTCCACGGGCGACTACGCGTTCCCAGACCAATTGCGCGAAGACATCGAGTCGCGCGTCGGCGAGTACGACGTGGACCCCTACGAGGGCTACGACGACGGCAGCAACGAAGAGAACCTACGGGGCCTGCTCGACAACTTCTTCGAAATCGAGAAGAAGCGCATCGAGGTCGCGAAACTACTCTTCGAAGAGTACCCCTGCGACTACTACTCGCTGGTCTTCTCCGGACCGGACAACATCCTCCACGTCTTGGGGCACGTCCTCGACGGCACGCACCCGAAGCACGACCCGCGAGTCGCGGCGAAGTACGAGGACAAACCGCTCCAACTGCTGGAACTGTACGACGAACTACTCGGGTGGGTGATGGACCGGATGGACGACGAGGACACCCTGATGGTCATCTCCGACCACGGCCACGGCCCGGTGTACCAGACTATCAACCTGAACTCGTGGCTCTACAACGCGGGCTACCTCGATCTAAAATCGCGGCCGTGGACCCGTCTGAAGCAGTTCGGCTACAACTACGTCTACGACGCCGTCGAGCGAGTCGCCAGCGAACTCAACCTCTTCTCGAAGCTGAAGATGGGCGTGGCACGGACGAACGGCGACGACACCCCCGGCCCGGACCTCGCGGAACTCCTGACTATCTCCCGGAAGGACATCGACTGGTCGAAGACCGCCGCGTTCACGGTCGCCAGCGGTGGCCAAATCTATCTGAACACGAGGGACCACCGCGAGGGTGCGATTCCCGACCACCAGTACGACGAGATTCGCGAGCGACTGCGCGACGAACTACTGGCCATCGAGCATCCAGAGCGCGGCGACCGAGTCATCGACTCGGTGCTGTACGGCGAGGACGTGTACGACGACCAGTACGCAGACACCCGCCCGGACCTCGTCTGCATGCCCGCGCCGGGTTACCAGATTCAGTACCCCCAGACGATGAAGACAAAGCGCGTCTTCGCCGACCCGCCGAAGACCGGGTCGCACACGTCGATGAACGAGATGCACGGCATCTTCTACGCGTGGGGCGGTCCGGTACAGAACGACTCGGGGATGACCGTGGACCTCACCGACTTCGCGCCGACGGCGATGTCCTTGCTGGACGTGCCCGTTCCGGAAGAGATGGACGGCGAGATTCGCGCTGACGTGTTCGAGAAGGAAGGAGAGCGCAGTCGGTTCGACGGGAAAGTCCAAGCGAAGCGCGCAGTACGGAGCGTCGTAGACGGGATTGGGGCGGACTGA